The genomic DNA CGTGGAGTCGCCTTCGATCTCctcgcacggcgcgccccaGGCGGCCCCCGCGTACTCGGGTGCTGCCCCGAGCGGCCCCAACGTGCCTGTCCTCGACGAGTCGACGCTTGTCACCCGCACCCCCGCGCGTGgcaagagcggcgcgatcAGCATCCACCGTGTCTCGACCAACaacgtgccgagcgtggACGAATacgcgctcgcgggcggtgtgagcggcggcggtcgcgacAGCATTCTGTACCCCCCGCCGAAGGAGGCGCAGGTGCCGAGCTACCTGAAGCCCATTCCCCCGTCGTcgatcgcgccgacgaacgacgcggcgagcgtcaAGTCGCGCAAGACGGTGCAAACGCAAAACTCCAACTCGCTTTCGCACAAGATTGCCTTTGAGGAGTTCCACTCGCAGCGCGgtgtgcgcctgctccgCGGCAGCCTCGGCCCGGTGAACAACGTTCCGATGATGCTCAAGTCGGGCTACCGCCACGTGTACGTTTCGCGCAGctttgcgctcgaccaCGGCTTCATCCCGATGGACACGACCCCGGGAACGTACGGCTACAACGGTATCACGAACCTCGGCAAGTGGCCGGTCCAGGTCGGCTCCAAGGCTGTGCCTTGCACCGTGATGCTCGCGGAGGACAGCTACTTCCCGGTGATCCTCGGCCGCTCGTTTATGGAGAAGCGCGGTGTGCGCACTGACCCGATCGACATGACCTCGGTCATCTTTATGGACAACGGCGAGAgggccgacgtcgaggtcgtcgtcgtgcgtGACGAGATCGGCCAGCCTGTGTCGATCCCGTAATCCCCCCCTCCTATGCGTTCAATAGAACATGGACTCGTATAGACTGCAGCTTTTGGCTAATGATCTGCACTAATGGCGGTTCTTTTTCTTCCTGCGATTGTTTTTCTTTTTCGTGGCAGCGTCCGAAGGCGTGTCGGAAGGTGCCGCATCGGAAGGAGTGGTGTCAGAGGGGGTGGTGTCCTGGAGCggggcgcgcagcgccgatcCGTTGGGTGCACTGGGAGGTGCggccgcaggcgcagggGCCGCGGCATCCGCaggcgccttggccacaGGTGCGTCCGCCTTGCCGTCGCCCTCCTTTGCCTTGCCTTTTCCGCTCCTTTCTGCCTCCTCAAACGcagcctcgcgcgccgccgcctcggcttcctgctcggcgagcgtacGGCTCTGCTGCGCCCAGAGCTGGCTGTACTTGCCGCCCAGCGCAATGAGCTCCTCATGCGTGCCTTGCTCGATAATCcggccgtcgtcggcgacgagaaTCTTGTCGCAGTTGATGATGGTCGACAGGCGGTGCGCGATCGTCAGCGAGGAACGGCCCTGCATCAGCGTATTAAACGCCGCCTGGAGCTGGCGCTCCGTGTGGCTATCGAGAGCCGacgtcgcctcgtccaACAGCAAGATCGGTGGGTTCTTGAGGATGGTACGCGCGATCGCCACGCGCTGCTTTTCGCCGCCGCtcaggcgcacgccgcgctcgccgacaaTCGTGCCGTACCCCTCCGGAAACTCTTGAATACGGTCGTGGATctgtgcggcgtgcgccgccgcctcgatcgcCTCCTCGGACGCCTGCACGTCGCCATAGAGGATATTGTGCCGAATGTCGGTGTTGAACAAGGTCGGCTCCTGCGGCACAATGCCAAtggccttgcgcaggctTTCCTGTGTGACGCTGCGGATATCCTGGCCGTCGATCAAGATCCGCCCCTCGTTCACGTCGTAGAAGCGGTAGAGGAGCTTGAGCACCGTCGACTtccctgcgccgctctcgccgaccagcgcgacacgctgGTGCCCCTCGATCTTGAACGACATGCCCTTGATCGAGGTGAATTTGCCATTGTCGTACGAGAAGCGCACATTGTCAAACTCGATCGCGCCTTGCGAGACACGCATCTCGCTTGCGTTCGGATCGTCCTTAATGTCCACTTCTTCGTCCAGGAGCTCCATGAGCTTGTCCGTGTCGACCAGGTTCTGGTTCACGACGCGGTACATGGTCCCCAGCATGCTCAGCGGCTGGTAGACCTGCTGCAGGTACGAGACAAACACGACAAactgcgacggcgacgtCTTGCCTTGCACCACCGTGTACGCAACCGCAAGCACCGAGGTGAGCGTGCCGAACGCGAGGATCATGTTTTGGATCAGGTTGAGCATGTTGAGCGAGAGGATCAGGCGGTACTCTGCCTCGCGgtacgcctcgagcgccacgcgGTAGCGCCCCGACTCGTACGCCTCGTTGCCGTAGCACTTGACCGTCTCGTAGTTGAGCAACGTGTCGGTGGTGATCGCGCGGCAGATCGAGTCTTTGTTGTTcatctcgcggcgcagctgcgtgcgccacgtcgTGATCTGGATGCTGCAGTAGGTGTACAGCACCatcacgccgagcagcagtCCACCGACCATCGGCCCAAACATCAGCGACAGGTAAAAGACCGCGACAAAGATATCCACAAAGACGGGCGTCAGCGAAAAGAGGAAGTACTCAAAGAACTTGTTGATCGACGAGCCacggtcgagcgtgcggatcAGCTCAcccgtgcgccgcttggTGTGGAAGGACATGGACAGGTTCAGCACACGGTCAAACATGAGCATGCTC from Malassezia japonica chromosome 1, complete sequence includes the following:
- a CDS encoding uncharacterized protein (EggNog:ENOG503P31A), with the protein product MAPILNLTQFHPGSLPSFALRLRSEDSLDSVHDRVSQKIETDEPLTLKYLYQKQVYKLDDDDDFDIFVERFGDATEVDLYVESPSISSHGAPQAAPAYSGAAPSGPNVPVLDESTLVTRTPARGKSGAISIHRVSTNNVPSVDEYALAGGVSGGGRDSILYPPPKEAQVPSYLKPIPPSSIAPTNDAASVKSRKTVQTQNSNSLSHKIAFEEFHSQRGVRLLRGSLGPVNNVPMMLKSGYRHVYVSRSFALDHGFIPMDTTPGTYGYNGITNLGKWPVQVGSKAVPCTVMLAEDSYFPVILGRSFMEKRGVRTDPIDMTSVIFMDNGERADVEVVVVRDEIGQPVSIP
- the hmt1 gene encoding ATP-binding cassette-type vacuolar membrane transporter Hmt1 (EggNog:ENOG503NV8N; COG:Q; TransMembrane:9 (i69-93o105-128i140-162o168-190i262-285o324-346i377-398o404-425i490-512o)) is translated as MQPPSAAEVLHCAQPALILAATLFTTESDVLKRAFRRLRGGRIHLDDLPAEILPQPVVVAQRERHTKTLVGLALGIAATYAAAGALIAAAAAIPPHVWVPNLSGWGLVDVQAVGGLLAWSLVAIAYLVEARRANANDEGCVRATSTAALGVITDIALVAVYAQHPLGPWTLGLAGMLVVRVVLYIAFVCVSRSDRVQYVQEPVHDAAAMPGPSIEAAAREANESMGHQPRATPPAPSFFALLRRIKVLTPYLWPHKSVRLQLLAVLCLMLLVLARVVNLLAPIALGRVVESLSSDAAPWGPIVFYAALKLFQGSGGLLTVAQNLLWYPLAWYSDVNMSMLMFDRVLNLSMSFHTKRRTGELIRTLDRGSSINKFFEYFLFSLTPVFVDIFVAVFYLSLMFGPMVGGLLLGVMVLYTYCSIQITTWRTQLRREMNNKDSICRAITTDTLLNYETVKCYGNEAYESGRYRVALEAYREAEYRLILSLNMLNLIQNMILAFGTLTSVLAVAYTVVQGKTSPSQFVVFVSYLQQVYQPLSMLGTMYRVVNQNLVDTDKLMELLDEEVDIKDDPNASEMRVSQGAIEFDNVRFSYDNGKFTSIKGMSFKIEGHQRVALVGESGAGKSTVLKLLYRFYDVNEGRILIDGQDIRSVTQESLRKAIGIVPQEPTLFNTDIRHNILYGDVQASEEAIEAAAHAAQIHDRIQEFPEGYGTIVGERGVRLSGGEKQRVAIARTILKNPPILLLDEATSALDSHTERQLQAAFNTLMQGRSSLTIAHRLSTIINCDKILVADDGRIIEQGTHEELIALGGKYSQLWAQQSRTLAEQEAEAAAREAAFEEAERSGKGKAKEGDGKADAPVAKAPADAAAPAPAAAPPSAPNGSALRAPLQDTTPSDTTPSDAAPSDTPSDAATKKKNNRRKKKNRH